The following proteins are encoded in a genomic region of Methylobacterium tardum:
- the flgA gene encoding flagellar basal body P-ring formation chaperone FlgA has product MYAGMLPDPARETVVLPLVSTASDESDLSPIVRRPRPRVVPLGTAVILRAVLAVLTVAVLGALAIPAMARADGLRLRGDVTARGDVLTLADLIEGAPSTLAARPLFRSPALGATGTIQTRRIAEAATALGVTGLETGGRLQIAVQRAARRLGPPEIEAALKHGLETDYGLDPRTVAVRFDGDGPTLLAPVDLEGQAAALDLSYDPRSRRVAGLVSLGERRASLRVSGVVIEMREVAVLARALNRGEAVRDGDIALERRPRDAVATDAQASASAILGEVAQHALSAGTVLRVSDTAPPELVARGENVTIVYETPSISLQMRGIANESGRMGAVVNVVNVTSKKVLQATVIGPGRVSVSPGPTAQQGAPAQVQATASLR; this is encoded by the coding sequence ATGTATGCCGGCATGCTCCCCGATCCCGCCCGCGAGACCGTCGTCCTGCCCCTCGTCAGCACGGCGTCCGACGAGAGCGACCTCAGCCCGATCGTCCGCCGTCCCCGGCCGCGGGTCGTCCCCCTCGGCACGGCCGTCATCCTGCGCGCGGTGCTCGCCGTCCTAACCGTCGCGGTGCTCGGCGCGCTCGCGATCCCCGCGATGGCCCGGGCCGACGGCCTGCGCCTGCGCGGCGACGTGACCGCCCGCGGCGACGTCCTGACCCTTGCCGACCTGATCGAGGGCGCGCCCTCGACCCTCGCCGCCCGCCCGCTGTTCCGCTCTCCCGCGCTCGGCGCGACCGGAACGATCCAGACCCGCCGGATCGCCGAAGCGGCGACGGCGCTCGGCGTCACCGGCCTGGAGACCGGAGGCCGGCTGCAGATCGCCGTGCAGCGCGCCGCCCGCCGCCTCGGCCCGCCGGAGATCGAGGCGGCGCTCAAGCACGGCCTGGAGACCGACTACGGGCTCGACCCGCGCACCGTCGCGGTGCGCTTCGACGGCGACGGGCCGACCCTGCTGGCGCCGGTGGACCTCGAAGGGCAGGCCGCTGCCCTCGACCTGAGCTACGACCCGCGCTCCCGCCGTGTCGCGGGCTTGGTCAGCCTGGGGGAGCGCCGTGCCTCGCTGCGGGTCTCGGGCGTGGTCATCGAGATGCGCGAAGTGGCCGTGCTCGCCCGCGCGCTCAACCGCGGCGAGGCGGTCAGGGACGGCGACATCGCCCTGGAACGGCGCCCGCGCGACGCCGTCGCCACCGACGCGCAGGCGAGCGCCTCCGCGATCCTCGGGGAGGTCGCCCAGCACGCGCTGTCGGCCGGCACGGTGCTGCGGGTGTCCGACACGGCGCCGCCCGAGCTGGTCGCTCGGGGCGAGAACGTGACGATCGTCTACGAGACGCCAAGCATCAGCCTGCAGATGCGCGGCATCGCCAACGAGAGCGGCCGCATGGGTGCCGTCGTCAACGTCGTGAACGTGACCTCCAAGAAGGTTCTTCAAGCCACCGTGATCGGGCCCGGCCGGGTCTCGGTGAGCCCGGGCCCCACGGCCCAGCAGGGCGCCCCCGCGCAGGTCCAGGCCACCGCCTCCCTGCGCTGA
- the flgH gene encoding flagellar basal body L-ring protein FlgH: MASRIVLNPLAAALIVGALGACNTADRLSQVGATPALSAIEDPTTQPGYKPVRMPMPDVQPVSYAPNSLWRTGSRAFFKDQRAAVLGDILTIKVNVTDQANISNETKRSRANTESFGLPNALGLENNAVGKAFGVGGTALLAATSATANDGAGSVQRAETVTTNVAAVVTQVLPNGNLVVEGKQEIRVNFEIREMVVAGVVRPEDIESDNTIDSAKIAQARIAYGGRGQITDVQQPRYGQQIVDILLPF; this comes from the coding sequence ATGGCCAGCCGCATCGTCCTGAACCCGCTCGCCGCCGCCCTGATCGTCGGCGCGCTCGGTGCCTGCAACACGGCCGACCGCCTGTCTCAGGTCGGCGCGACGCCGGCCCTGTCGGCGATCGAGGATCCGACGACCCAGCCCGGCTACAAGCCGGTGCGGATGCCGATGCCCGACGTCCAGCCGGTCTCCTACGCGCCGAACTCGCTCTGGCGCACCGGCTCGCGCGCCTTCTTCAAGGATCAGCGCGCGGCCGTGCTCGGCGACATCCTGACCATCAAGGTCAACGTCACCGACCAAGCGAACATCAGCAACGAGACCAAACGGTCGCGGGCCAACACCGAGAGCTTCGGCCTGCCGAACGCCCTCGGTCTTGAGAACAACGCCGTCGGCAAGGCCTTCGGCGTCGGCGGCACGGCGCTGCTCGCCGCGACCTCGGCGACCGCCAACGACGGCGCCGGCTCGGTCCAGCGCGCCGAGACTGTGACGACGAACGTGGCCGCGGTCGTCACCCAGGTCCTGCCCAACGGCAACCTCGTGGTCGAGGGCAAGCAGGAGATCCGGGTCAATTTCGAGATCCGCGAGATGGTGGTCGCCGGCGTCGTCCGGCCGGAAGACATCGAGTCCGACAACACCATCGATTCGGCCAAGATCGCCCAGGCCCGGATCGCCTATGGCGGCCGCGGCCAGATCACCGACGTGCAGCAGCCGCGCTACGGCCAGCAGATCGTCGACATCCTGCTGCCGTTCTGA